The Salmonella enterica subsp. houtenae serovar Houten genome has a segment encoding these proteins:
- the malR gene encoding maltose regulon repressor, whose protein sequence is MAIAKKITIHDVALAAGVSVSTVSLVLSGKGRISAATGERVNAAIEQLGFVRNRQASALRGGQSGVIGLIVRDLSAPFYAELTAGLTEALEAQGRMVFLLHGGKDGEQLNQRFTMLLNQGVDGVVIADAAGSSEALRAQADVQGIPVVFASRASYLDDADTVRPDNMQAAQLLTEYLIRQGHQRIAWLGGQSASLTRAERVGGYCATLLKYGLPFHSEWVVECASS, encoded by the coding sequence ATGGCTATCGCCAAAAAAATCACTATCCACGATGTTGCGCTGGCGGCTGGCGTGTCGGTGAGCACCGTTTCCTTAGTGCTGAGCGGCAAGGGGCGAATATCGGCCGCGACCGGCGAGCGCGTGAACGCGGCAATTGAACAACTGGGCTTTGTGCGTAACCGCCAGGCGTCCGCGCTGCGTGGCGGGCAAAGCGGCGTTATCGGTTTGATCGTTCGTGATTTATCGGCGCCCTTTTATGCCGAATTGACCGCAGGATTAACGGAAGCGCTGGAAGCGCAAGGCCGTATGGTTTTTCTCCTGCACGGAGGTAAAGATGGCGAACAGCTAAACCAGCGTTTTACCATGTTGCTCAATCAGGGCGTGGATGGCGTGGTGATTGCTGATGCGGCGGGCAGTAGCGAAGCGCTGAGAGCGCAGGCCGACGTACAAGGGATTCCGGTCGTGTTTGCCTCACGCGCCAGCTATCTTGATGATGCGGATACTGTTCGGCCTGACAACATGCAGGCGGCGCAGCTCCTGACGGAATACCTTATTCGTCAGGGCCATCAGCGCATCGCCTGGCTGGGAGGGCAAAGCGCCTCTTTAACCCGCGCGGAGCGCGTGGGCGGCTATTGCGCGACGTTGTTAAAATACGGTCTACCGTTTCACAGCGAGTGGGTCGTGGAATGCGCTTCCAGTTAG
- the add gene encoding adenosine deaminase, with protein MIDITLPLTDIHRHLDGNIRAQTILDLGRQFNIALPAQTLETLIPHVQVTATEPDLVSFLSKLDWGVKVLASLDACRRVAFENIEDAARNGLHYVELRFSPGYMAMAHQLPIAGVVEAVIDGVHDGCNTFGVEARLIGIMSRTFGEAACLQELDALLAHREKITALDLAGDELGFPGSLFLSHFNRARDAGWHITVHAGEAAGPESIWQAIRELGAERIGHGVKAVEDRALMDFLAQQRIGIESCLTSNIQTSTVASLADHPLKTFLEHGVLASLNTDDPAVQGVDIIHEYHVAAPAAGLSREQIRQAQINGLEIAFLSDGEKRALREKVVAA; from the coding sequence ATGATTGATATTACGCTTCCTTTGACTGACATCCACCGCCACCTTGATGGCAACATTCGTGCCCAAACAATTCTGGATCTTGGTCGCCAGTTCAACATCGCCCTTCCCGCTCAAACGCTGGAAACGCTGATTCCGCATGTCCAGGTCACCGCAACCGAACCCGATTTAGTCAGCTTTCTGTCTAAGCTCGATTGGGGGGTAAAAGTCCTGGCATCGCTTGACGCCTGCCGTCGTGTGGCCTTTGAAAATATTGAAGATGCCGCCCGTAACGGCCTGCATTACGTCGAACTTCGCTTTTCGCCTGGCTACATGGCGATGGCGCATCAGTTACCGATCGCAGGCGTGGTTGAAGCCGTTATCGACGGCGTACACGACGGCTGTAACACGTTTGGCGTCGAGGCGCGACTCATTGGCATTATGAGCCGTACCTTCGGCGAGGCGGCATGTTTACAGGAGCTTGATGCACTGCTGGCGCACAGAGAGAAGATCACCGCGCTGGATTTAGCCGGTGATGAGCTTGGCTTTCCCGGCAGCCTGTTTTTGTCGCACTTTAACCGGGCGCGCGATGCTGGCTGGCATATTACCGTTCACGCTGGCGAAGCCGCAGGGCCGGAAAGCATCTGGCAGGCGATTCGCGAACTGGGGGCCGAACGTATCGGACATGGCGTAAAAGCTGTCGAAGATCGCGCGTTAATGGATTTTCTTGCACAGCAACGTATCGGTATTGAATCCTGTCTGACCTCGAATATTCAGACCAGTACCGTCGCATCGCTGGCAGACCATCCGCTCAAAACCTTCCTTGAGCATGGCGTTCTCGCCAGTCTTAATACGGACGATCCGGCTGTTCAGGGCGTAGATATTATCCATGAATATCACGTAGCCGCGCCAGCGGCAGGATTGAGCCGCGAACAGATTCGCCAGGCGCAGATTAACGGTCTGGAAATCGCGTTTCTGAGCGATGGCGAAAAACGTGCGCTGCGCGAAAAAGTGGTCGCGGCGTAA
- the cnu gene encoding Cnu protein: protein MTVQDYLLKFRKISSLESLEKLFDHLNYNLTDDRDIVNMYRAADHRRAELVSGGRLFDVGQVPQSVWRYVQ, encoded by the coding sequence ATGACTGTTCAGGATTATCTATTAAAATTCCGCAAAATTAGTTCGCTCGAAAGTCTGGAAAAACTGTTCGACCACCTTAACTATAACCTTACTGATGATAGGGATATTGTTAATATGTATCGCGCTGCAGATCACCGCCGTGCCGAGCTGGTTTCCGGAGGACGCCTGTTTGATGTAGGTCAGGTCCCGCAATCCGTCTGGCGCTATGTGCAATAA
- the malI gene encoding HTH-type transcriptional repressor purR Purine nucleotide synthesis repressor; Pur regulon repressor has product MGAWFGLLRAGRQSGESGVDRYFEQQVSLAAFADVAESALDDLPIIWASTPAREIGYTLAERILQRIAHDEHHLRSQTIAARLVTQK; this is encoded by the coding sequence ATGGGAGCGTGGTTTGGCCTACTGAGGGCTGGACGACAGAGTGGCGAGAGCGGTGTCGATCGCTATTTTGAGCAGCAGGTGTCGCTGGCGGCGTTTGCTGATGTTGCGGAGAGTGCCCTCGACGACCTGCCGATTATCTGGGCCAGTACGCCAGCGCGAGAAATAGGCTATACCCTGGCTGAACGAATATTGCAGCGTATTGCTCACGACGAGCACCATTTGCGGAGTCAAACGATAGCCGCTCGCCTGGTGACGCAAAAGTAG
- the STY1660 gene encoding putative oxidoreductase: protein MNDKIRVGLIGYGYASKTFHAPLIMGTPGLELAAVSSRDETKVKADWPAVSVVSEPRHLFNDPHIDLIVIPTPNDTHFPLAKAALEAGKHVVVDKPFTVTLSQARELDALARSTGRVLSVFHNRRWDSDFLTLKALLADGVLGEVSLFESHFDRFRPQVRDLWREQGGPGSGIWYDLAPHLLDQAIQLFGLPVSMTVDLAQLRPGAQSTDYFHAILSYPQRRVILHGTMLAAAESARYIVHGSRGSYVKYGLDPQEERLKNGERLPQEDWGYDMRDGVLTLVEGETRKEENWLTLPGNYPAYYAAIRDALNGNGENPVPASQAIQIMELIELGMESAKHRATLCLA, encoded by the coding sequence ATGAATGACAAAATCCGCGTTGGGTTAATCGGTTATGGCTACGCCAGTAAAACCTTTCATGCGCCCTTAATTATGGGAACGCCAGGGTTAGAACTCGCGGCGGTATCCAGCAGAGATGAAACAAAAGTGAAAGCAGACTGGCCGGCGGTGTCCGTGGTCTCTGAGCCCCGACATTTATTTAACGATCCGCATATCGACCTGATCGTGATCCCGACGCCCAACGATACCCATTTTCCGTTGGCGAAAGCCGCACTGGAGGCCGGTAAACATGTGGTGGTTGATAAACCCTTCACCGTGACACTGTCACAGGCGCGAGAGTTGGATGCACTTGCGCGGAGCACCGGCCGGGTACTTTCCGTCTTCCACAACCGACGCTGGGACAGCGATTTTTTGACGCTGAAAGCCTTGTTGGCGGATGGCGTGCTCGGCGAGGTGTCCTTGTTTGAATCCCACTTTGATCGTTTCCGTCCTCAGGTGCGTGACCTCTGGCGCGAGCAAGGCGGGCCGGGAAGTGGTATCTGGTACGATCTGGCGCCGCACTTGTTAGATCAGGCCATTCAACTTTTTGGCCTGCCGGTCAGCATGACGGTGGATTTAGCGCAACTGCGTCCGGGCGCGCAATCTACAGATTATTTCCACGCGATTTTATCCTACCCCCAGCGCCGCGTAATTTTGCACGGTACGATGCTTGCCGCGGCGGAGTCAGCGCGATATATCGTTCATGGTTCGCGCGGTAGCTATGTAAAATATGGTCTTGATCCTCAGGAAGAACGGCTAAAAAACGGCGAACGTTTACCGCAGGAGGATTGGGGATATGACATGCGTGACGGTGTATTGACCTTGGTTGAGGGAGAGACGCGCAAAGAAGAGAACTGGCTTACGTTGCCGGGTAACTATCCGGCATATTATGCCGCCATCCGCGATGCGTTAAACGGTAACGGTGAAAATCCCGTGCCGGCAAGCCAGGCGATTCAAATTATGGAGTTGATTGAACTGGGCATGGAATCGGCAAAACATCGCGCGACGCTGTGTCTTGCCTGA
- the rnfC gene encoding electron transport complex protein RnfC: MLKLFSAFRKDKIWDFDGGIHPPEMKTQSNGTPLRQVPLAPRFVIPLKQHIGAEGELCVSVGDRVLRGQALTRGRGRMLPVHAPTSGTVIAIAPHSTAHPSALAELSVIIDADGEDRWIEREGWSDYRAQSREALIERIHQYGVAGLGGAGFPTGVKLQGGGDKITTLIINAAECEPYITADDRLMQDCAAQIVEGIRILAHILQPREVLIGIEDNKPQAISMLRAVLADTHDISLRVIPTKYPSGGAKQLTQILTGKQVPHGGRSSDIGVLMQNVGTAYAIKRAVVDGEPITERVVTLTGEAVSRPGNVWARLGTPVRHLLNDAGFCPSADQMVIMGGPLMGFTLPWLDVPVVKITNCLLAPSATEMGSPQEEKSCIRCSACADACPADLLPQQLYWFSKGQQHDKATAHHIADCIECGACAWVCPSNIPLVQYFRQEKAEINTIRLEEKRAAEAKARFEARQARLEREKAARLARHKSAAVQPAAKDQDAIAAALARVKEKQAQATQPVIIQAGRLPDNSAAIAAREARKAQARAKQAGHPMADTISGNDPRKAAVEAAIARAKARKQEQQAISEPVDPRKAAVEAAIARAKARKQEQQAISEPVDPRKAAVEAAIARAKARKQEQQAISEPAEPVDPRKAAVAAAIARVQAKKAAQQQVVNED, encoded by the coding sequence ATGCTTAAACTATTTTCCGCTTTCAGAAAAGATAAAATCTGGGATTTCGACGGCGGTATTCATCCGCCCGAAATGAAGACCCAGTCAAACGGCACGCCGCTACGCCAGGTGCCTTTAGCGCCGCGCTTCGTTATCCCCTTAAAACAGCACATTGGCGCTGAGGGCGAGCTGTGCGTTAGCGTTGGCGATCGTGTGCTGCGTGGCCAGGCGCTCACCCGTGGACGTGGGAGAATGCTGCCGGTACACGCGCCCACCTCCGGGACAGTTATCGCGATTGCGCCCCACTCGACGGCGCATCCTTCGGCGCTGGCGGAGTTAAGCGTCATTATTGATGCCGACGGCGAGGACCGCTGGATTGAACGTGAGGGCTGGTCTGATTACCGCGCCCAAAGCCGTGAAGCGCTCATTGAACGCATTCATCAGTATGGCGTTGCCGGGCTTGGCGGCGCGGGGTTTCCCACCGGCGTTAAATTGCAGGGCGGCGGCGATAAAATCACCACGCTTATTATCAATGCCGCAGAATGCGAACCTTACATTACGGCAGACGATCGTCTGATGCAGGACTGCGCCGCGCAGATTGTGGAAGGTATTCGCATCCTGGCGCATATTCTGCAACCGCGTGAGGTATTAATCGGCATTGAAGATAACAAACCGCAGGCTATTTCCATGCTGCGCGCCGTACTGGCTGACACCCACGATATTTCGTTGCGTGTTATCCCAACCAAATACCCTTCCGGCGGCGCAAAACAGCTCACCCAAATACTGACGGGAAAACAGGTTCCCCACGGCGGGCGCTCCTCTGATATCGGCGTGCTGATGCAAAACGTCGGTACGGCTTATGCCATTAAACGCGCCGTGGTTGACGGCGAACCGATCACAGAACGCGTCGTCACCTTAACGGGTGAAGCGGTAAGCCGTCCGGGTAACGTCTGGGCGCGGCTCGGCACTCCCGTTCGTCATTTGCTTAACGATGCCGGGTTCTGCCCTTCCGCCGACCAAATGGTCATCATGGGCGGTCCGTTGATGGGATTCACTCTTCCCTGGCTTGACGTACCGGTGGTAAAAATCACCAACTGCTTGCTGGCGCCATCCGCAACTGAAATGGGATCGCCTCAGGAAGAGAAAAGCTGTATTCGTTGCAGCGCTTGCGCTGACGCCTGTCCTGCCGACCTTTTACCACAGCAGCTTTATTGGTTCAGCAAAGGGCAGCAGCATGACAAGGCTACCGCTCACCATATTGCTGATTGTATAGAATGCGGCGCCTGCGCCTGGGTCTGCCCCAGTAATATTCCGCTCGTCCAATATTTCCGTCAGGAAAAAGCGGAGATTAATACTATCAGGCTTGAGGAAAAACGCGCCGCCGAAGCAAAAGCGCGTTTTGAGGCTCGTCAGGCAAGGCTGGAGCGCGAAAAAGCCGCCCGCCTTGCACGTCACAAGAGCGCGGCTGTACAACCTGCGGCAAAAGATCAGGATGCCATTGCCGCTGCGCTGGCGCGGGTAAAAGAGAAACAGGCGCAGGCCACGCAGCCGGTGATTATTCAGGCTGGTCGTTTGCCAGACAATAGCGCCGCGATCGCGGCCCGTGAAGCACGTAAAGCGCAAGCGCGCGCTAAACAAGCCGGTCATCCGATGGCTGACACAATATCCGGCAACGATCCGCGTAAAGCCGCGGTGGAAGCAGCTATCGCCCGCGCCAAAGCCCGCAAGCAGGAGCAGCAGGCCATAAGCGAACCGGTCGATCCGCGTAAAGCTGCGGTGGAGGCGGCTATCGCCCGCGCCAAAGCCCGCAAGCAGGAGCAGCAGGCCATAAGCGAACCGGTCGACCCGCGTAAAGCCGCGGTGGAGGCGGCTATCGCCCGCGCCAAAGCCCGCAAGCAGGAGCAGCAGGCCATAAGCGAACCTGCCGAACCGGTCGACCCGCGTAAAGCCGCGGTTGCTGCGGCTATCGCCCGCGTCCAGGCAAAAAAAGCAGCACAGCAGCAGGTTGTTAACGAGGACTAA
- the rnfB gene encoding ferredoxin-like protein, cytoplasmic membrane: MNTIWIAVGALTFLGLVFGAILGYASRRFAVEDDPVVEKIDAILPQSQCGQCGYPGCRPYAEAVGLQGEKINRCAPGGEAVMLKMAELLNVEPQPCDGEEQQAAPVRMLAIIDENNCIGCTKCIQACPVDAIVGATRAMHTVMSDLCTGCNLCVDPCPTHCIELRPVNETPDSWKWDLNTIPVRIIPVEQHA, from the coding sequence ATGAATACTATCTGGATTGCCGTTGGCGCCCTGACCTTTCTGGGCCTGGTGTTCGGCGCCATTCTGGGTTATGCCTCCCGCCGATTCGCGGTTGAAGATGATCCGGTTGTTGAAAAAATCGATGCGATTTTGCCGCAGAGCCAGTGTGGTCAGTGCGGCTATCCCGGTTGCCGCCCCTACGCCGAAGCCGTGGGTCTCCAGGGCGAGAAAATCAATCGTTGCGCGCCCGGCGGCGAAGCCGTCATGCTGAAAATGGCAGAGCTGCTAAATGTAGAGCCGCAGCCCTGCGATGGTGAAGAACAGCAGGCCGCGCCGGTACGTATGCTGGCAATTATTGATGAAAATAACTGCATTGGTTGCACAAAATGCATTCAGGCCTGCCCGGTTGACGCCATCGTTGGCGCAACGCGCGCCATGCACACGGTCATGAGCGATCTCTGTACCGGCTGTAATCTGTGCGTCGATCCGTGTCCGACGCACTGCATCGAATTACGTCCGGTGAATGAGACGCCCGACAGTTGGAAATGGGATTTGAACACCATTCCCGTTCGCATCATTCCCGTGGAACAACATGCTTAA
- the ydgK gene encoding Inner membrane protein ydgK: MTTTPPQRIGGWLLGPLAWLLVALLSASVALLLYVMALATPQTLKTLSGQETGNLLLWGISFITAIAMWYYTLWLTIAFFKRRRCVPKHYIIWLLMSVLLAIKAFAFSPVSDAFAVRQLLFPLLATALIVPYLKRSARVKTTFVNP; encoded by the coding sequence ATGACTACCACACCGCCACAACGAATTGGAGGCTGGCTTCTTGGCCCGTTAGCCTGGCTGTTAGTCGCGTTGTTGAGCGCCTCGGTGGCGTTATTACTCTACGTTATGGCGCTTGCCACACCGCAAACGCTCAAGACGCTTAGCGGCCAGGAAACCGGTAATTTACTGCTATGGGGCATTTCATTTATTACCGCTATCGCCATGTGGTACTATACCCTGTGGTTGACGATCGCATTCTTCAAGCGCAGACGCTGCGTGCCGAAGCATTACATCATCTGGCTGCTGATGTCGGTGTTACTGGCGATTAAAGCATTTGCCTTCTCGCCCGTCTCAGATGCCTTTGCCGTGCGTCAGTTACTCTTTCCACTGTTGGCGACGGCGCTCATTGTGCCTTATCTCAAACGTTCAGCGCGCGTCAAAACAACGTTTGTTAATCCGTAA
- the malY gene encoding aminotransferase, translating into MFDFSQEVDRRGTWCTQWDYVADRFGEADLLPFTISDMDFATAPCILEALNQRLSHGVLGYSRWNNEAFLGAITHWFATRHQTTIDARALVYGPSVIYMVSELIRQWSDEGDGVVVHTPAYDAFYKAIEGNHRIVTPVQLEKEGNAWHCDMAKLEAALARPESKILLLCSPQNPTGKVWTRDELETVSALCERHGVRVISDEIHMDMVWGDQPHIPWSNVARGDWALFSSGSKSFNIPALTGAYGIIENSISRERYLAALKGRDGLSSPAVLSLTAHIAAYQHGAPWLDALRAWLAANMRYIEQALNDAFPTLNWQAPPSTYLAWIDLRPLGIDDQKLQNALIHQEKVAIMPGDTYGAEGRGFVRLNAGCPRLKLEKGVNGLINAIRAVR; encoded by the coding sequence ATGTTCGATTTTTCACAGGAAGTTGACCGTCGCGGTACATGGTGTACGCAGTGGGATTATGTCGCCGATCGTTTTGGCGAAGCCGATCTGCTCCCCTTTACTATCTCGGATATGGATTTTGCCACCGCGCCGTGTATCCTGGAGGCGCTAAACCAGCGTCTTTCCCACGGCGTACTGGGCTACAGCCGCTGGAACAATGAGGCGTTTTTAGGGGCGATTACCCACTGGTTTGCGACACGCCATCAGACCACGATAGATGCACGTGCCCTTGTATACGGCCCTTCCGTTATCTATATGGTGTCTGAGCTTATCCGTCAGTGGTCCGACGAAGGCGACGGTGTGGTAGTTCATACCCCCGCTTACGATGCTTTTTATAAAGCGATTGAAGGCAACCATCGCATCGTCACTCCCGTCCAGCTGGAGAAAGAAGGCAACGCCTGGCATTGCGATATGGCAAAACTGGAGGCGGCGCTGGCGCGTCCGGAAAGCAAAATCCTGCTGCTGTGCAGTCCGCAAAATCCCACCGGTAAAGTGTGGACGCGTGACGAGCTGGAAACGGTGTCAGCGCTGTGCGAGCGCCACGGCGTACGGGTGATTTCCGATGAAATTCACATGGATATGGTATGGGGAGACCAGCCGCATATTCCCTGGAGCAATGTCGCGCGCGGAGACTGGGCGCTGTTCTCCTCCGGCTCGAAAAGCTTCAACATTCCGGCATTAACCGGCGCTTATGGAATCATCGAAAATAGCATAAGCCGTGAACGCTACCTGGCCGCCTTAAAAGGTCGCGACGGCCTTTCCTCGCCAGCGGTGCTCTCGCTCACGGCGCATATTGCCGCATACCAGCACGGCGCGCCGTGGCTGGATGCGTTACGCGCCTGGCTGGCGGCTAATATGCGCTATATCGAGCAGGCGCTGAATGACGCCTTTCCGACGTTGAACTGGCAAGCGCCGCCATCGACCTATCTGGCCTGGATTGATCTCCGTCCGCTCGGCATTGACGATCAAAAATTACAGAATGCGCTCATTCATCAGGAGAAAGTGGCCATTATGCCCGGCGATACCTATGGCGCAGAAGGCCGGGGATTTGTGCGTCTGAATGCCGGATGCCCTCGCCTGAAACTTGAAAAAGGCGTCAACGGATTGATTAACGCTATCCGCGCCGTTCGCTAA
- the rnfA gene encoding Electron transport complex protein RnfA produces MTDYLLLFVGTVLVNNFVLVKFLGLCPFMGVSKKLETAMGMGLATTFVMTLASICAWLIDTWILIPLDLVYLRTLAFILVIAVVVQFTEMVVRKTSPALYRLLGIFLPLITTNCAVLGVALLNINLGHHFLQSALYGFSAAVGFSLVMVLFAAIRERLAVADVPAPFRGNAIALITAGLMSLAFMGFSGLVKL; encoded by the coding sequence ATGACTGATTACCTGCTGCTCTTTGTCGGAACTGTACTGGTCAATAACTTTGTACTGGTCAAATTTCTGGGCCTTTGCCCCTTTATGGGCGTATCCAAAAAGTTGGAAACCGCCATGGGGATGGGCCTCGCGACGACCTTTGTCATGACGCTGGCGTCGATATGCGCCTGGCTTATCGACACCTGGATACTTATTCCGCTAGATCTGGTTTATCTGCGGACGCTGGCCTTTATCCTCGTCATTGCCGTGGTCGTGCAATTTACCGAAATGGTTGTGCGAAAAACCAGCCCGGCGTTATACCGCTTGTTAGGGATCTTCTTACCACTGATTACCACTAACTGTGCGGTTCTGGGTGTAGCGTTACTGAATATTAATCTCGGTCATCACTTTCTTCAGTCGGCGCTGTACGGATTTTCCGCCGCCGTCGGTTTTTCATTGGTAATGGTTCTGTTCGCCGCCATCCGCGAACGCCTTGCCGTGGCGGATGTGCCCGCGCCTTTTCGGGGTAACGCGATAGCATTGATTACCGCAGGATTAATGTCTTTGGCCTTTATGGGCTTTAGTGGTTTGGTGAAGTTGTAA
- the malX gene encoding PTS system, maltose and glucose-specific IIABC component, whose translation MTTKTTPKITLWEFFQQLGKTFMLPVALLSFCGIMLGIGSSFSSHDVITLLPVLGNPLLQAIFTWMSKVGSFAFSFLPVMFCIAIPLGLARENKGVAAFAGFVGYAVMNLAVNFWLTAKGILPTTDAAVLKANNVQNILGIPSIDTGILGAVIAGIIVWMLHERFHAIRLPDALAFFGGTRFVPIVSAVVMGLVGLVIPLVWPVFAMGISGLGHIINSAGDFGPMIFGTGERLLLPFGLHHILVALIRFTEAGGTQEVCGHTVSGALTIFQAQLSCPTTHGFSESATRFLSQGKMPAFLGGLPGAALAMYHCARPENRHKIKGLLISGLIACVVGGTTEPLEFLFLFVAPVLYVIHALLTGLGFTIMAILGVTIGNTDGNIIDFVVFGILHGLSTKWYLVPVVAVIWFAVYYVIFRFAITRFNLKTPGREAEIATRIEKAIAGAPGKSGYNVPAILAALGGTENIVSLDNCITRLRLSVKDMSLVDVQALKDNRAIGVVQLNQHNLQVVIGPQVQSVKDEMVGLMNTVQA comes from the coding sequence ATGACGACGAAAACTACGCCAAAAATAACGCTATGGGAATTTTTCCAGCAATTGGGCAAAACGTTTATGTTGCCTGTCGCCTTACTCTCGTTCTGCGGCATTATGCTCGGTATCGGCAGTTCGTTCAGCAGTCACGACGTTATCACCCTGCTCCCCGTGTTGGGTAATCCATTGCTGCAGGCTATCTTCACCTGGATGAGTAAAGTAGGTTCTTTTGCCTTTAGCTTCCTGCCAGTGATGTTTTGTATCGCGATTCCGCTCGGTCTGGCGCGAGAAAACAAAGGCGTCGCCGCGTTTGCCGGGTTCGTCGGCTACGCGGTAATGAACCTTGCGGTTAACTTCTGGCTCACGGCAAAAGGCATTCTGCCGACCACCGATGCGGCGGTGCTGAAAGCCAATAACGTACAAAATATTCTGGGAATCCCCTCGATCGATACCGGCATTCTCGGCGCCGTTATCGCTGGTATTATTGTCTGGATGCTGCATGAACGGTTTCACGCCATTCGTTTGCCGGATGCGCTGGCCTTTTTCGGCGGTACGCGTTTTGTACCCATCGTTTCCGCCGTCGTGATGGGTCTTGTCGGCCTGGTTATCCCGCTCGTATGGCCGGTTTTTGCGATGGGAATTAGCGGACTGGGCCATATCATCAATAGCGCCGGCGACTTTGGACCGATGATTTTCGGCACCGGCGAGCGCCTGTTGTTACCTTTTGGTCTGCACCATATTCTGGTAGCGCTGATTCGTTTCACCGAGGCGGGCGGAACGCAAGAGGTGTGCGGGCATACCGTTAGCGGCGCATTGACTATTTTCCAGGCCCAACTCAGTTGCCCAACGACGCATGGCTTCTCTGAAAGCGCCACTCGCTTCTTATCGCAAGGCAAAATGCCGGCGTTTCTCGGTGGTTTGCCGGGTGCCGCGCTGGCAATGTACCACTGTGCTCGTCCAGAAAATCGCCATAAAATTAAAGGATTATTGATTTCCGGTTTAATCGCCTGCGTTGTCGGCGGTACAACGGAGCCGCTGGAATTCCTGTTTCTGTTCGTGGCGCCGGTGCTGTACGTTATTCATGCTCTGCTGACCGGGCTGGGCTTTACCATCATGGCTATTCTCGGCGTCACTATCGGCAATACGGATGGCAATATTATTGACTTTGTGGTGTTCGGCATCCTGCATGGTCTGTCAACAAAATGGTATCTGGTGCCGGTAGTGGCGGTGATATGGTTTGCGGTTTACTACGTCATTTTCCGCTTCGCCATTACACGTTTTAACCTCAAAACACCAGGGCGCGAGGCAGAGATTGCCACCCGCATTGAAAAAGCGATCGCTGGCGCGCCGGGAAAATCCGGCTACAACGTGCCTGCTATCCTGGCGGCATTAGGCGGCACGGAAAACATCGTGAGTCTGGACAACTGCATCACCCGTCTACGTCTGTCAGTGAAAGATATGTCGCTTGTGGATGTCCAGGCATTGAAGGACAATCGCGCGATAGGCGTCGTACAGCTCAATCAGCATAATTTGCAGGTCGTTATCGGCCCGCAGGTTCAGTCTGTAAAAGATGAAATGGTTGGTCTGATGAATACCGTTCAGGCATAA